A region of the Silene latifolia isolate original U9 population chromosome 9, ASM4854445v1, whole genome shotgun sequence genome:
CCTTTCATCACAAATTTATGACCTCTCACATGATTTAAGTGGGAGAGTGAGTAAAAAAGCAAGTGGAAAAAAGCTTGCAAgacgtcacaagggagacttatTGCCTTATTGGTTATCGTTATAGATCCTGCCTCAAACTAGGTCTATTGGCAGACCCATCACTCCATCAGTTCGTGTGCAGGTCGGGTTAATAGAATACCGTAAGGTTTTTTTACATGGTATCCTCGTTTTTTTACCCCTCATCTTTTGAAAACATCAGTAATACCCCTAAACTTAATGAAAACTTCTTAAATACCCAAAATGTTCTAATTTGCCTCTAATTTGCCTTTTTTAATGTCTTTTTTATGCACTTTCTATTGATTTTTTGGCGTCAAACTATTATCACAAATTTACGTTTACACAATCTTAAATATATTTTCTTTTCTAAATTTATCCTCCAGAAAAAGAATATAAAATTTAGGTGTATTAATGATGTTTTCTAAAATCTAGAAATACCACATAGAATCAAAACAACACGAGAATACCATGTAGAAAATCCCATACCGTAAACAAATTTTCAGGACTACTCTTAATAACTACGACAATCTTTCATCTTACACAATTGATAATATCACTTTCTCATGACTTCCAACAACTCCTACACCATTTCCTATTTGTGAGGAGTAACTAAAAAGAACTGGTTTAATTACATGAACTATCGAGTCGAGTAGCTTTTATAGAAAGGAAAATGAGTTGGcgtcaccctctcacatgcaaCAAGTGAGGACCCCTAAAATACTGGGAGCATGTGAAACGATTATTGTGAAGTATATTATTGTGAAACGATTTTATACGAAAAAGAAAGTAAAGAAGGATACCAGGAAACTGTAACCAGTGACAGTAGAGAGGGAAATAGCCAAAGCAGTACTTGATAAATAAAGTTCACCAAGATGACCAGCCATCATCTGTGTAACAACTTGATGTAAATACTGTGATAATAGTACTGCTACCATTGGACCTGCTATATAACTCACTCTTTTCATTTCTTCCAATAttattattttcctttttttttcatggCTTTCTCTCACTAATAGCAGCCCTTCTTCCATTCTCTATCTTTTGTTCAATGTTATTGGTGTGATTTCTAGCTTTAGTTGTTGTGTGATGGGTGTATATTTATATATTGGCTTTGGTTAAAGAATAGGAGCAGGGTCGTCTAATGAATTTGAGATATTATTGTGTGAAATATCGACTTCAGACTATAAGAAGACGGAAATTGAATTACTTAAGTAAATAAAGATACTTATAATTACTTCTTTTCTGAAAAAAAAATGGAGAGGATTCTTAATCGCCTAAACTCCAAGTGAGTAATGTAATTTGTCTGAGTGACAAAAGGACACGATTTGCTGTTtcttttaaattaaattttataactAAGAATTAAAATACGAATCAAAACAATTATTCAGGCATTTATCGGATTGTGtaactttcatatattttaaaattgttttttttttcaaaattggAAGTCAGATGATAACATCCAGAAAACAAAATGCGACATGTTGGTTCTCAAACGTTATGCTTTGTATTTGTATGTACATAGTTTATCGTATATAACTTCATAATGTTGGACGATATAGAACCCAAATTAACAAAATCGACCCAGATTATCATCATCGACTCAACATCACTATCTACCTGCCCCAAACAAAAACAAGTCTTTTTCAGGTCAATCTCACAATTGGATAAACAAAGTGGTCTCGCAAAAGTAGTTTTACGAAAAGTCCTCTTAGATCATCTTGTCTGTAAATGGAAAGCGAAAACAACCAACCAAATACGATACTCAATAAGAAATTCGAGAATGATATCACGTTAGAACAATAATATACATGTGTTCAAATCGCGTCTCTTGATCCTCTTATtcaagaaagagagaaaagggtAAGGGGTTGTACTAGCTGCTAGCAGGCTAGTCTTCTGCTCCGCTTCAAATGGAACATTACACTAATGTGCAACAGAGACAAATAAGGCAAAATGTAAAATCTCTTGGATCATATGTTCAACTTCAAAAAAATGTTTTTAACACCTGAAGCTGTCAATGCATTGTCAACTTAAAATTATTTTTCGAGATTATCAGTCCGGTTTAAGGGGATGAAAGAAAATGAAACAATACATATCAGTCAGCTTAAGCTGCAGATTCTCTGGCAATCTTCTCAGCCTTGGCGATAACCTCTTCGATTCCACCAACCATATAGAAAGATTGTTCGGAAAGATCATCATACTTGCCATCCAACACACCCTGCACGTTTATTAAGATGATGCACATCGGAATCAGCCCATGAAAACTTCAGCGTGTGGAAAGAAAGACAGATAAACATAATAATAATGGAGTAGATGTGTAATTAGTTACCTGGAAACTTTGGATGCTTTCCTTCAACTCGACGTATTTGCCGGGAGCACCCGTGAAGACTTCAGCAACGTGGAAGGGCTGACTTAAGAATCTTTGAATCTTACGGGCACGGGCAACTGTCAACTTGTCATCTTCACTGAGCTCATCCATACCCAAAATGGCGATAATATCCTGAAGATTCTTGTAGTTCTGAAGAACCTTCTGGACACCACGAGCAGTGTTGTAGTGCTCCTCTCCCAAAATGTGAGGAGAAAGCATACGAGAAGTAGAATCAAGAGGATCGACGGCAGGGTAGATACCCAACTCAGAAATCTGctcaaaaacataaaaataagaaatcaaaatcaaaactgaACTGCAGTGGGCAGTGGAACTGTGCATAttattattaaactaattttagGGAGAGGAGGTCTTTGTATGAGACCATTATATCAAATCACAAGCAAACATATAATCCCCATCTCTGTTGTATCATCTGTCGTGTGTAACGGGTGGAGGGCATTGGAATAAAAAGGGGAAAGGGATGAGTCCAACTACAAAGGTGAGGATAGGGATTTCATAGGCGACATGACATTATTAAAGTGATCTTACATGTAAGCAAGTCTTTCCTAACACGAAGACTATTATTCTTTTGCTAAAATTACCTGTCGGGATAGCACAGTTGTGGCATCCAAGTGAGCAAAAGTTGTGGCTGGGGCAGGATCTGTCAAGTCATCAGCAGGCACATAGATGGCTTGCACAGAAGTGATGGAACCCTTCTTGGTGGTAGTAATACGCTCCTGAAGACCTCCAAGATCAGTAGCCAAGGTTGGTTGGTAACCCACGGCAGAGGGAATACGTCCAAGCAAAGCAGACACCTCAGAGTTAGCCTGGAGTTTACAATTACAATTTAGCACGAATTAGAAAATCACAACAAAAGATTGTAATTCAATTTCTCATTTACTAACACAATAACAGACTCATCACTCAACTAGCATAACATACTCATATCCCAGTTCGCATAAGGCAATGGTGGTATGGGATAATGAACATGCACCCTTAGGTATTGATATTATGCAAGTGTTTCATACTATCAAGTATCAAGCATGTTTGACCTAAAAAACACTTCCTCTTATAAGTCCCATAATGACCTGATGATCCCACTATATCTTCGGATAACCTGTTCGAATTAAAAAAAACTACTTAGTTTATGCACCACTAATTCTACCAAATCAACAATTAACATTCCCATTACCAACATTAGCCCTTACCCACACACCCATCAGCACCACCCTAAAAACGGCAACCTCCCCATCCCAATCGACCTCATCCCAGATATCTAATATACAAATCTTTCCTCCACACATCCTACATTCAACCAAAATTCACTCCTCCTGCAAACAGAAACTCAGGTCTGCTTCCTCCCCCATCCTATCTCCGACCAACTTTATCCGTCCGGCTCCTTCCCACCCCACCCCAGGTTTCCCTGCTGTTTTCTTTGAAAAACGCAGCACAAACTGCATATCCCCCATAGCAAAGCCAAGATAACCTCCCCTACCTCTGCCCTCCTTGATCTGTGATATTGTGAGGATGGTGTGCTGTGCGAGTGGAAGGATTATAGACTCGTGAGCAGTGGAGGTACGTAGTACAGGTAATGGGCATTAAACGTTGGGGTGGTAGGGATATAATATCGGTAAAGCTGTACAAAGAGTTAATAGTTCAGTGATCAGTCACCCTGCCTTTGTTGGTTCTATTATATTCCCTGCTAAAATGTGTCAAAAAGAGCTGGTAACCAAGGTACAAGCCAGGGAGTATTTATTGATCTTCAGCTTTGACTAATTAATGATGATTATCATCAGGCTGATGCTCAATAAGTCCAGAACAATACTGGAAGTCCCTTAGGCCTTAACATCTGCCAGCTCTTCCTCTCTGACTGACAAAAAAATGTCATTGGGGTAGGAAACAGGAAATCAACCCGTAACAAAATCACATTTCATTTACAACACTAACTTCCTCTTCAACAAATGCGACCAACATTTCAATCTGAAGCTGGAGGAGGAAGGGTACATAGGAAATGCAGATATAAAACTGTGAGGCGGAAATGCTAAAATCCCAACTTCTGTCATTACTTGAAAGGAACAAGACAGACCATTGTTGGCCTATAAAATCTAATGTAATTCAGCATGCTTTACAAAAGCCATTAACACGAGAAATGCTCAAGGAGTTGAGAAAACAAAACATGGGAAGAGTCATACTTGGGTGAAACGGAAAATGTTGTCGATGAAGAGTAGCACGTCTTGTCCTTCAGCGTCACGGAAGTGCTCCGCGACAGTCAAACCAGTAAGACCAACACGGGCACGAGCACCTGGGGGCTCATTCATTTGTCCGTAGACAAGAGCACATTTACTGTCAGCCTGAGACGAGAATCAGCATTTCCAGCGTCAGAAATTACTCTCTAGGCAACAAATACAATCAGTCAGACTCTGTAGAAGTACCAAACCTGTTGGTCACCTAGCTTGATGACACCACTTTCAATCATTTCTCTGTACAAGTCATTACCCTCACGTGTGCGCTCACCAACACCAGCAAACACGGAGAAACCACCTAATCATGACacaagacatcagaagcaactaAAAGACAGCGTTTGCAATTAAAAAAAAGCCATCAGTTACGCATACCATGAGCCTTGGCAACATTGTTAATCAGCTCCATAATAAGCACAGTCTTCCCGACACCAGCACCTCCGAAAAGACCAATCTTTCCTCCTCTTTGGTATGGAGCCAAAAGATCGACAACCTACATAAGCAACGATCAATTTATCAGCTGAGACAACAAGAGCATTTATTTAGCAACAATCTTTAAAATATCAAGTTTAAAACAATCGCCTTCAAACTAGTAAATAGCCACAACATACCTTAATTCCAGTAACAAGGATCTGCTGGTCAGTAGCTTGATCTACGAAAGAAGGGGCCTCTCTATGGATGGGCAGAGAGTGGTCGGTCTCTGTACGATTCACATAAATGTCAAATTAAGAGTAATAGTAGTTACAAACACTAACGTCAGAGAACTATAATCAGGCCGTCCACTTACTAAGTTCTCCTCTGTGGTCAATTGGCTCTCCAATGACATTCATAATACGACCAAGGGTAGCTCTTCCCACAGGAATCTATCCAAATACATGTACAATTTAGAAAATACATCACATTGACtaaatacaaaataaaaataaaaataaaatcatGACCACTGAACAGTACACACTATATCCTTCCATACAACAGTTAAAACAGAGATTCAACAGAAGCTATCGTTTAACAATTTCACATTCAACTGGCATTCCACGACTTAAAATTCATGATCAGCAACATAAAAATTCAAAGAAAACTGTCGTTTGACAAGTTTACATTCAATTGACATTTCTGGAACCCTTGACATCCTGACATTTTAAAGTTTAAACAACTATGTAACACAAAAAGTCAACGGGCACTGTCATTTGTCAATCTCACATTCATCCATCATTTCTAAAACAACCACCCTTCAAATTCCGACAATCTAAAATACCAAATAAATCCAACTATTTAACAAATAAATTCAACATCCAACATTCATCTGACATTTCTATTACAACCACCATCAAATTCACCCCAGACTAAACAAATACGCCACCAAATCGGAATCTTCGAGAAGACTCAATTCAATTGACCGAATCAACACATAAAATGCAACTTTTCAGATCTAACAAACACGAAATCATCAAACTTTTAAGTAAACACAAGATCGCAACTTTTCAGATCTAACAATCGAAAAAAATCTAAATTCCACAAATCACAACAACCAATCGAAAAGAAACAACATACAGTGATTGGAGATCCGGTATTCAAAACACCTTGACCGCGAACCAAACCTTCAGTACCATCCATAGCAATGGTCCGAACCATATTCTCGCCCAAATGCTGAGCAACTTCAAGTACCAATCTAGTCTCATTATCCAACACTTCTAACGCAGTCAAAATGGGAGGTAATCCTTCATCGAACCTAACATCAACCACCGCACCGATCACCTGACACACTTTCCCAACAGATCCTTTTCCGGTGAACTCATCGGTGATCTTTCCGCCGACGAAATCGGCGGACTTTAACGCCGACGACGGTGGTGGTGGGGTTGCGGCGGCGGCGGAGGAGGTGGAGTATGCAGCTGCGCGGTTTAGGAGGTATCCGTGTGGTGAGGCGCGTGAGATGGTGGATTTGGAGGTTGTGGTAGTGGTGGATGGGCGGGGTGCACGGCGGAGCGTGTGGCGGAGGAGAGATGGGAGAAGTTTACGAGACGCCATTGATTGTGAAAATGGAGAATGGAGAGTGGAAAagagggatttagggtttgatggGGAAATGGGGATATAAAGCGAGTGACGTGAGGGGAGTGTTCCTCagatttgttttttattttttgtgttttcttttttAATAATATGGAGACATTTGGGTTTTGATCCGTGAGTTTGTAATTTGTTGTGGAAGTGGATCAAAGTCATCAAAAAATGTCTCATTTAGCAAATTTAGAGAGtaaattatattttgttttgccAATTTTAGAAAATTTAGTTTTGTATACAACACAAATATATAAAAATATTTACTAGCAAAGTGAAGTTGGAGGCTTATAAGAAATGAAAAATCATAATTTGGTCGAGTCTTAAAGGACAAATATTTTATGATAACTTTGTTTTGGGaggctaaattatcaacaaaaaACAATTTTACTCTAGAAATATTCATTATCAGCAAGGGATTTACATCGAAAAAACTCTTGAAGTTGGAGGATTGttggaaatttggaatggaaCTTAAACTCGGTATGTTACTGTGGGTTTAAGGGCTgtaatataatactccctcctattctaaataactctccctatttcttttttcgtctattcacaatactctccctatttccttatttggcaaacttttatacttattttaatcaccccaccgcacaacaataccccacaatactcatactttatcttattttaatcactttaccccacaacaatccttattttaatcaccttctcccacaacaatacttattttaatcacacaataccttccctctctccaatctcctacctcactccaatactttatcatataatactaccctcccttaattctcgtgccctccatgaaaggggagagttatgtagaataggagggagtaagttATTTTCTATACCTCCTGAGGAAGGTGAAGGTATGTGTGTCAATGACCTTACCCATTAGGAGTCCAAAGTTGGGATACTCGGAAAAAACAAGAAATACAAAATTGGGCTGCTGGTTTTTAGATTCATGAAACCCTTAAAATATCAATATCTTTTCGGCCTGTAAAGACTTATACAGAAACCGCATCATTCGAGAAATGATAGTTTTTCGACTTGAAATGCATATTATCTCATCCACCAAGGTAAGACAAGTGTAAATATGTTCATATTTTAGAATAGGATTATATCTCGAAAGCCACTTTTCTCTTTCAAATATCTCACTACAATTGGAGATCGAGTTGTTCCAAACATAAATAATTTACTACAAAGAGGTATATGTGCATGTAAATGTCATGTGTAACTTCTGCCTCATACAGCTCCTAAAGGGATAGCTAATGTGGAAAAGAATATGAAACAATGGAACATTTAATCCTAAGTGAAAAAGAAATTGCACAGTGTGGAAATTTTCCAATAAAATAAGGACGCATGGCGTCCTGGATTGGCTAGATGAATACTCATAAAGGCCTTCAATAATAGATGTTATCAAGATAAACATAGACGTAGCCATCGACGAGGGTGATTGGAGGGTTTAGGAGTAGTGATCGGAAATTGGTATGGTGTTGAGTTACCACGTGCTCGATAATAAGAATTAGGATTTGGAGACAACGTTGTCGAGATAGAAATAAAAGCCATTTGTTTCAGCTTGGAAATCAGCAAGGAAATATGGTTAATCGATGAATATTATAAAAGAATCAGATTATCTCCAACTTATCAATATGTCGAATAGGGACTAGTGGACGACACTAACCATTCTTATATTAGTATACCATTGAAGGAGATAATTAAAGATTGTTTATGTGTGTTTTAGCTTAAGAATATTCCACATGTTCATAGAGTTGGTAACAGTGCAAAAGTGCAGCTCGTGAGCTTGTCGTCCCATGTTTGAATTTTAGGAAAGTGGGGTGTAACACTTGTAAGTGTGTAACGTATACCCATACTCGTTTGTGGTAATAATTTGTAATGATATATCAATATAAATACCGTTTGAGGtgtttattaaaaaaaatgtatACTGAtacgtttttttttcaaaatgttTGTAAATTCATGAGATCAAGTGTTACTTTGTTTGCCTTCTTTGTTTGTTGTTTCATAACATAAGCTTTGTTAGTCTTCTTTGTTTGTATTTAATCTTTGTGTGTCGAGTGTGATGATCGTGAATAGAAATCGACATACGTCGTCTTGAGACTTGAGAAGTGTGCTAGTGGGGCGATCCATTACTAGCACGCACCCTTTGttcttttttttggtaaaatgtgagtaaTTATATATAAATGAAGTTCAATAAAAAGAAAACTATACATCATATTCCAATCACTGGTAGCCAACATATCAAATCTATGTTAGTTATCTAGCTTACACAAGAACTTTTGATCCTTATTACTTATAGGAAAAACAATTTTACTATGAATTATATTTCTAATGACGCTAATTATACCATTACCCATCTTCATAAGGTGATCAATATGTGAATGCACTCGACAATTGTTCTTCTGCCACCACAGGTAGTACAAGCAACAAGTTATCACAAGAGAGTACAATTTTCACTTTATTTTTGTACCAGTTTTCCTAATAATATTTGTATGTAACAGAGAGGTTAGTATGACACCATTGGCTCGCACATACTTGAGCATGCACTCTCCTACTATATGCACATTCAAAAAATATATGCGAATGAATTTATGAGTCATTCCCACGTAAGACACAAAGGTAATGAGGACAATAACCAATCCTGAACAGTTTTTCCTTGACATTAAATGAATTATGCTCAGCTAACCAAGTAATCATCAAGTACTTAGGCACATTCTAATTACTCCAAACAATTTCATACTAGTTACACTTAGGAAGTTTATTTCTCCTCCATTCATAGCCTGAAGTGATATCATATCCCTTATCTTTAGCTAACCAAACGCCGTTCTGGAAGCCCGATGTATAACATTCCTTGGCCTTACATATTTTTTCCAATACCGAGAAGATTAAGTGGAATGCAGGTAATGTTGCGTGTCATGCTTTCCCTTTGTATATACCATTAACCCATTTCACCCACGACCTGTCAGGCTGATTCTAGATCCAATTAACCAATTTAGCAATAAGTGCTTTGTTCCAGATTTCAGTGTCCCTTATTCCCATACCCCATTCTTCTATTGTATGAAAAATCTTCCTCCAAGTGACTCAAGGGACCTTATAATATTTTGTTACGCCAGTCCACAAGAAATTCCTAAATACTCCCTTTATTTTCATGATCACAACCTCAGGCAGTATGAACATTGCTAACTAATAGATATGTAATGTGATTAGGCCAATACTAATAGGAGCAACTCTATTTTCATAAGGCAACTTCCTATTACCAATGCCTCTAATTCTGTTCAGTATCTTTTGCATGAGGACATTACATTCTTGTTTATTCAATTTGTCAGCTTTTACTGGGATTCCAAGGTACCTAAATGACATAGTGCCTTCCTTGGACCCTGAAACCCCGAGAATATATGTTTTCATGTCTTTCTTAACTCCCTTAAAATAGACATCAGATTTTACAGTATTCATTCTCAAACCAGAAGAAATGGATGAGAAAACTTTCAGGAGAAACATAATTGATTGTGATCATCAGCAAACAACATGTTGTTCAATTTAAAGTTTTTACAGAGAGGATGGTAGTGTAAGGTACTCCATACACATGACAAAGGGAATGGGTGATATGGGATCTCTCTATCTGAGTCCACTTTAACCTTTAAAATAACCAAATTAGCTACCATTCAATGTTAAGGTAAAGTTATGACTTGTAACATACACTATGACCATTCCCCTAAACTTGTGAGGAATTTTCATACCCTGCATCATTTGGTCCACAAATTTTCATTCCAGACTATCATAGACTTTTTTGTAAATCCAATTTAAATAAGCACTTTGGAGACATTTTTCCCATTGTATAGTCTTACTATGACATTTTATAGAATATATCTTCATGTGACAAATATATGGGTGTTCTCCGGTCTGAAACTGGACCAGACCGGATAACCATGTACCCCAAAACTGGTGACCGGATAGGAGGGGACCCGGACCGGAACACTTTAGGTCCGATTTTTTTGGGGTTTAGACCGGACCGGTACTACTTTACGAGCTAAATTGAGTTTTTTTAATGTGGACCGGACCAGAGACTGGTCACCATATTTTTAGGGACCCAAAGACCGGACTGGCATGTATCCGATCTGGACCAGACCAGACTGGCTGGTCCGAGTCGTTCCGCTTTATAGGTCCGGACGACTTTTTGTTCACCCCTAGACAATGCACCCTGGTTATGACTTATGATGTGAGGGAGGACTTCAGCCAACCTTTTACACAACAGTTTAGACACAATATTGTAACGTGCAAAATGCCTGTATTGTTTTACATTCACTATCCTATCAACTTGGATAAAGGATATAAAGGTAGCATTAACCTATTAAGCAACTTCTTTATGTCAAAGAAATCAAACATAATCAGGCACATATCTTCACCAACTATGCCCCATGCATATTTGAAGAACTTACTTATATAT
Encoded here:
- the LOC141598972 gene encoding ATP synthase subunit beta, mitochondrial, with amino-acid sequence MASRKLLPSLLRHTLRRAPRPSTTTTTSKSTISRASPHGYLLNRAAAYSTSSAAAATPPPPSSALKSADFVGGKITDEFTGKGSVGKVCQVIGAVVDVRFDEGLPPILTALEVLDNETRLVLEVAQHLGENMVRTIAMDGTEGLVRGQGVLNTGSPITIPVGRATLGRIMNVIGEPIDHRGELKTDHSLPIHREAPSFVDQATDQQILVTGIKVVDLLAPYQRGGKIGLFGGAGVGKTVLIMELINNVAKAHGGFSVFAGVGERTREGNDLYREMIESGVIKLGDQQADSKCALVYGQMNEPPGARARVGLTGLTVAEHFRDAEGQDVLLFIDNIFRFTQANSEVSALLGRIPSAVGYQPTLATDLGGLQERITTTKKGSITSVQAIYVPADDLTDPAPATTFAHLDATTVLSRQISELGIYPAVDPLDSTSRMLSPHILGEEHYNTARGVQKVLQNYKNLQDIIAILGMDELSEDDKLTVARARKIQRFLSQPFHVAEVFTGAPGKYVELKESIQSFQGVLDGKYDDLSEQSFYMVGGIEEVIAKAEKIARESAA